One Deinococcus sedimenti DNA window includes the following coding sequences:
- a CDS encoding acyl-CoA thioesterase: MNQTSSAPSASRLPALNWEDASRSVIQLRYGDLDAMGHVNNARYAEFLEVGRMELSREVGGQADDRSVLARLEIDYVRDIRQGQEVAVDTLVERVGRTSWTSVALIRADGVPCAFARSVQVRVDAAGRPAALPDDFAARVAHRSVR; this comes from the coding sequence ATGAATCAGACCTCTTCCGCCCCGTCCGCCTCGCGCCTGCCGGCGCTGAACTGGGAGGACGCCAGCCGCAGCGTCATCCAGCTGCGCTACGGCGACCTGGACGCCATGGGGCACGTGAACAACGCCCGCTACGCGGAATTCCTGGAGGTGGGCCGCATGGAACTGTCCCGCGAGGTGGGCGGTCAGGCCGACGACCGCTCGGTGCTGGCGCGCCTGGAGATCGATTACGTGCGCGACATCCGGCAGGGGCAGGAGGTAGCGGTGGACACGCTGGTAGAGCGGGTGGGCCGCACCAGCTGGACCAGCGTGGCGCTCATCCGGGCCGATGGCGTGCCGTGCGCCTTCGCGCGGTCGGTGCAGGTGCGGGTGGACGCCGCCGGCCGACCGGCGGCGCTGCCGGATGATTTCGCGGCGCGCGTGGCGCACCGGAGCGTGCGCTGA
- a CDS encoding cell division protein FtsB: MTDLPPPPPPRRDWWRRLQRLPLSMMLASALLALGIVQLTFQVGHSLYRTTTWTRDTEAAQARIRDLERDIEELQDAVAAAQTPEHLRELARCEGFVGVTEKKIVARSASPQDGPTEICKILRVP, from the coding sequence GTGACCGACCTGCCCCCCCCACCACCGCCCCGGCGCGACTGGTGGCGGCGCCTGCAACGCCTGCCGCTGAGCATGATGCTCGCCAGCGCCCTGCTGGCCCTGGGTATCGTGCAGCTCACCTTTCAGGTGGGCCACAGCCTGTACCGCACGACCACCTGGACCCGCGACACCGAGGCCGCCCAGGCGCGCATCCGGGACCTTGAGCGCGACATTGAGGAACTACAGGACGCTGTGGCCGCCGCGCAGACGCCCGAGCACCTGCGGGAACTGGCCCGCTGCGAGGGGTTCGTGGGCGTCACCGAGAAGAAGATCGTGGCGCGCAGCGCGTCCCCGCAGGACGGCCCCACCGAGATCTGCAAGATCCTGCGGGTACCGTAG
- a CDS encoding ROK family protein: MTNLPTEPLSIGIDVGGTKIASGVLRGDELHDAHVIPTPDTGWESVLDAIAGEVRRLQDRHPDARLIGVGIPGPLNADRTRVKFAPNIYGFTDVPMVDGLRDRLGQRVVLENDAKAAALAEAHLGAARGAESSIYVTVSTGIGSGIVLNGRIWRGRHGIAGEIGHITALPGGPVSGAGLDGALEAVASGTAIARDASFALNRDVSTAEAFQLAQQGHPAARRVVGQALRYIGIALADLQKTIDPEVFVIGGGVASVGDYFFHGVQAAADEYAQGFAPVTIRRAQLAGNAGVIGAALAARHG, encoded by the coding sequence ATGACCAACCTCCCGACTGAACCCCTGAGCATCGGCATCGACGTGGGCGGCACCAAGATCGCCAGCGGCGTCCTGCGCGGCGACGAACTGCATGACGCGCACGTGATCCCCACCCCCGACACCGGCTGGGAGAGCGTGCTCGACGCCATCGCGGGCGAGGTGCGCCGCCTGCAGGACCGCCACCCGGACGCCCGCCTGATCGGCGTGGGTATTCCCGGCCCCCTGAACGCGGACCGCACCCGCGTGAAGTTCGCGCCGAACATCTACGGCTTTACCGACGTGCCCATGGTGGACGGCCTGCGGGACCGCCTGGGGCAGCGCGTGGTGCTGGAGAACGACGCCAAGGCCGCCGCGCTGGCCGAGGCGCACCTGGGCGCGGCGCGCGGCGCCGAGAGCAGCATCTACGTGACGGTCAGCACCGGCATCGGCAGCGGCATCGTCCTGAACGGCCGCATCTGGCGCGGCCGGCACGGCATCGCCGGGGAGATCGGGCACATCACGGCCCTGCCGGGCGGCCCGGTCAGCGGCGCGGGCCTGGACGGCGCGCTGGAGGCCGTCGCGAGCGGCACCGCCATCGCCCGGGACGCCAGCTTCGCCCTGAACCGCGACGTGAGCACCGCCGAGGCCTTCCAGCTGGCGCAGCAGGGTCACCCGGCCGCGCGGCGCGTGGTGGGACAGGCGCTGCGGTACATCGGCATCGCGCTGGCGGACCTGCAGAAGACCATCGACCCGGAGGTCTTCGTGATCGGCGGCGGTGTGGCCAGCGTCGGGGATTACTTCTTCCATGGCGTGCAAGCCGCCGCGGACGAGTACGCGCAGGGCTTCGCGCCTGTCACGATCCGCCGCGCGCAGCTCGCCGGGAACGCGGGCGTGATCGGCGCGGCCCTCGCCGCCCGGCACGGGTAA